In Triticum aestivum cultivar Chinese Spring chromosome 5B, IWGSC CS RefSeq v2.1, whole genome shotgun sequence, the following proteins share a genomic window:
- the LOC123113619 gene encoding glucan endo-1,3-beta-glucosidase 8, protein MAAVNLGAWLCALLAAVAGVLPAADALGMNWGTQATHPLSPRIVVQMLKDNGIKKVKLFDADQGTLNALAGSDIEVMVAIPNNLLDLMNDKDNARDWVRHNVSRYHFDGGVNIKYVAVGNEPFLASYNGTFDKVTFPALQNIQNALNDAGFSEIKATVPLNADVYNSPANNQVPSAGRFRTDVAPLMTQMVQFLANNSAPFTVNIYPYLSLYLSEDFPVDFAFFDGLAKPLVDGVNTYTNVFDANFDTLVSALAAVGHGDLPIVIGEVGWPTDGDKHATNALAKRFYDGLLPRLAANTGTPLRPKQYMEVYLFGLLDEDVKSVAPGAFERHWGVLRFDGQPKFPMDLTGNGQNTMLVPAKGVQYLPKTWCVYNPNAEDKSKLVENVNYACTFADCTALGMGSSCYGMDVNGNASYAFNMYFQVQNQKDEACDFQALAVPTQTDPSTAACSFPIQIAAASSTSGGHRRARAGPLGAAALLVLLALVQLLMSH, encoded by the exons ATGGCGGCGGTGAATCTTGGAGCGTGGCTCTGCGCGCTgctggcggcggtggcgggcgtCCTCCCGGCGGCGGACGCGCTGGGGATGAACTGGGGCACGCAGGCCACGCACCCGCTCTCGCCCAGGATCGTCGTGCAGATGCTCAAGGACAACGGCATCAAGAAGGTCAAGCTCTTCGACGCCGACCAGGGCACCCTCAACGCGCTCGCCGGCTCCGACATCGAGGTCATGGTCGCCATCCCCAACAACCTGCTCGACCTCATGAACGACAAGGACAACGCCAGGGACTGGGTGCGCCACAACGTCTCCCGCTACCACTTCGACGGCGGCGTCAACATCAA GTACGTGGCCGTCGGCAATGAGCCCTTTTTGGCCTCCTACAACGGCACCTTCGACAAGGTCACCTTCCCGGCGCTGCAGAACATCCAGAACGCGCTCAACGACGCCGGATTCAGCGAGATCAAGGCCACCGTGCCGCTCAACGCCGACGTCTACAACTCGCCCGCCAACAACCAGGTGCCGTCGGCGGGCCGCTTCCGGACGGACGTCGCCCCGCTCATGACGCAGATGGTGCAGTTCCTGGCCAACAACAGCGCCCCCTTCACCGTCAACATCTACCCCTACCTCAGCCTCTACCTCAGCGAGGACTTCCCCGTCGACTTCGCCTTCTTCGACGGCCTCGCCAAGCCGCTGGTCGACGGCGTCAACACTTACACCAACGTGTTCGACGCCAACTTCGACACGCTGGTGTCGGCGCTCGCCGCCGTCGGCCACGGCGACTTGCCCATCGTCATCGGCGAGGTCGGCTGGCCGACCGACGGCGACAAGCACGCCACCAACGCCCTCGCCAAGCGCTTCTACGACGGCCTGCTGCCGCGGCTGGCGGCCAACACCGGCACGCCGCTCCGGCCCAAACAGTACATGGAGGTCTACCTCTTCGGGCTCCTGGACGAGGACGTCAAGAGCGTGGCGCCGGGCGCGTTCGAGCGGCACTGGGGCGTGCTCCGCTTCGACGGCCAGCCCAAGTTCCCCATGGACCTCACCGGGAACGGGCAGAACACCATGCTGGTGCCGGCCAAGGGCGTGCAGTACCTGCCCAAGACGTGGTGCGTGTACAACCCCAACGCCGAGGACAAGAGCAAGCTGGTGGAGAACGTGAACTACGCCTGCACCTTCGCCGACTGCACGGCGCTCGGCATGGGCTCCAGCTGCTACGGCATGGACGTGAACGGCAACGCCTCCTACGCCTTCAACATGTACTTCCAGGTGCAGAACCAAAAGGACGAGGCGTGCGACTTCCAGGCGCTCGCCGTCCCCACGCAGACCGACCCCTCCACCGCCGCCTGCAGCTTCCCCATACagatcgccgccgcctcctcgacgtCGGGTGGCCACCGGCGAGCGCGCGCCGGGCCGCTCGGCGCCGCCGCTCTGCTCGTGCTGCTGGCTCTGGTCCAGCTCTTGATGTCGCATTAG
- the LOC123113620 gene encoding zinc finger A20 and AN1 domain-containing stress-associated protein 6: MAQESWKEAEDTGVHAPEAPIMCMNNCGFFGNRMTENMCSKCYRDTVKAKKMALLVENKTAAAVASSPTPLVAEIKDEASASAKEGKQVAEEEAPKPPSNRCLSCRKKVGLTGFKCRCGDTFCSMHRYADAHDCKFDYKQAGREQIAQQNPVVKADKVTRF; this comes from the coding sequence ATGGCGCAAGAGAGTTGGAAAGAGGCAGAGGATACGGGTGTCCACGCGCCCGAGGCTCCGATAATGTGCATGAACAACTGTGGCTTCTTCGGCAACCGGATGACCGAAAACATGTGCTCGAAGTGTTACCGAGACACTGTCAAGGCCAAGAAGATGGCCCTTCTAGTTGAGAACAAAACTGCCGCTGCTGTTGCATCGTCACCCACACCATTGGTGGCCGAGATCAAGGATGAAGCGTCTGCCTCAGCCAAAGAAGGAAAACAagtagccgaggaggaggcgccgaAGCCACCGAGCAACCGCTGCCTGTCGTGCCGGAAGAAGGTCGGGCTGACGGGGTTCAAGTGCCGCTGCGGAGACACCTTCTGCTCGATGCACCGCTACGCCGACGCGCACGATTGCAAGTTCGACTACAAGCAGGCCGGCAGGGAGCAGATCGCCCAGCAGAACCCCGTGGTCAAGGCTGACAAGGTCACCAGATTCTGA